The DNA segment TCACGCTCGCGATGGAGGCCAGCGGCCCGCCGCCCATCGTGGACCCCGGCCCGCCGTCGGGCGCGGCCGTCCCCGTCGGCAGGTTCGGGATGAGGATGCTGTTGAGCGCCGCGACGATGACGAGGAAGACGGCGAACGAGAGGTAGATGACGACGAGGTAGGTCAGCATCTCCTGTCGGCGCTTCCGGGCGAGTCGCCGGGCGTCCCGCGCTTCGGCGGCGGCGATGCGCAGGACCCGCGCGATGTCGCCGCTGGCGGCCATCGCGTTGGCGACCAGCGTCACGACCCGGGTCACGGTCGGCGTGTCGACGCGGTCCTCGAACCGATAGAGCGCGGTTTCGGCGTCGACGCCCCACCGGACGTCGGCCCAGAGTTTCTCGGCCTCGGCGTCCAGCGCGCCGAGGTCGCTCCGGACCACGCGCCCGAGGCTCTCGACCACCGACATCCCCGCCTCGTTGACGCTGGCCAGGCGGTCGAGGAAGTTCGGCACCGCGTCCTCGATGGCGTGCGTCCGGCGCCGGTGGACGTACTGGATCGCGGCGAACGTGCCGACGACGAACAGCGCGGCTTGGATCACGAAGTCGTCGAACGTCCGAAGCGTGAGCGTCCCGGCCGACAGGTGGGGCCACGCCCGGACCAGCACCGACAGCGAACCGAGCGGGACGGTGGCGTAGAGCAGTCGCGTCGGGCGGTCCCGGAGCAGTCGGACCGGGTTCGAGAGCCACTCGCGGAGCCACCGAATCCGCTCGAACGCGGCGAGGCGCTCGAAGTTCCGGCGGGCGGGAGTGCCGTTCGCTTCGCCCGGAACGCCGCCGTCGCTTCGCGGCGCGTCCGGGGTCGCCGCAGCGACCCCGGACGCGCCGAACTCGGCGGGGCGCTCGACGCCGACTCGGTCGCTGTCCGGGTCGCGGGTCCGCCGGACGCTCGACAGGAGTTTCGCGGCCGCGAGGTCGGCGTCGCGGTCCTCGCGGGTGGCCCGGAGCGATTCGGTGATGCTGTCGAGGTAGACGATGAATCCGAGGTTCGCGAGCGGAATGGCGAAGTACGTCAGCGCCCGCAACAGCGGCAGCGTCTCGCCAAGTCCCATCAGACTCGTGATGACCAGGATGGTGATGAACAGCAGGGGCGCGACCACGAACACGGAGACGTACCCCTCCGCGAGCGTCGCAAGTAGTTCGAGGAACGACTCCTGTTGGCTCTCGGC comes from the Halorussus vallis genome and includes:
- a CDS encoding type II secretion system F family protein produces the protein MLGYLPLAAVALACTAVAAVPLDRRANRVATRTALALFGAHVADRGRRRVRRKRLLESVHAPETYRMYAAKTLLYAGFGAVVGSVLGAYLVAGALAVLSTSPAAVRATLPSQFGFVAGMFGDPNLSLGELFGALLASSATLGVAAGGGIYWFRWESLSYQANTRARQIDESLARTVAFFYALSRSGMAFPDAMRTLAANRGVYGEAAEEVAVAVKAMDLGGLDMLSAIERLADRTPSEKFEEFADNLASVLRSGQSLASFLDEQYERYQADAESQQESFLELLATLAEGYVSVFVVAPLLFITILVITSLMGLGETLPLLRALTYFAIPLANLGFIVYLDSITESLRATREDRDADLAAAKLLSSVRRTRDPDSDRVGVERPAEFGASGVAAATPDAPRSDGGVPGEANGTPARRNFERLAAFERIRWLREWLSNPVRLLRDRPTRLLYATVPLGSLSVLVRAWPHLSAGTLTLRTFDDFVIQAALFVVGTFAAIQYVHRRRTHAIEDAVPNFLDRLASVNEAGMSVVESLGRVVRSDLGALDAEAEKLWADVRWGVDAETALYRFEDRVDTPTVTRVVTLVANAMAASGDIARVLRIAAAEARDARRLARKRRQEMLTYLVVIYLSFAVFLVIVAALNSILIPNLPTGTAAPDGGPGSTMGGGPLASIASVNVKAYTLVFFHTALVQALFSGLLAGQMGEGNVADGAKHATVLLTVAYGAFLVLP